A genome region from Gambusia affinis linkage group LG24, SWU_Gaff_1.0, whole genome shotgun sequence includes the following:
- the tns1a gene encoding tensin isoform X8: protein MEESYEVDLVYITERIISLSFPAAADERSYANNLKEVATMLRSKHGEHYLVLNLSEQRNDLTKLNHKVLEFGWPDHHAPALDKICSMCKTMDTWLSGDQRNVVLLHNKGNRGRTGVVVAAYMHYSNISASADQALDRFAMRRFYEDKALPVGQPSQRRYVQYFNGLLSGHIKINNKPLFLHHVIMHGIPNFESKGGEFPSQRSAGETQLAGASHSSCCRFPTGCRPFLKIYQAMQPVYTSGIYNVQGDSNTSICITIEPGLLLKGDILLKCYHKRYRNPTRDVMFRVQFHTCAIHDLGVVFGKSELDETFKDERFPEYGKVEFVFSYGPEKIRGLDHLENGPSVSVDYNTQDPLIRWDSYESFSHPSEDAVDTENDIGHTQGPLDGSLYARVRKKDSLEGVVTINGLPVLENPLTNTEGSLQQSNHHLQKTEQSLPVAGHTSLPAVDHTLSVSSDSGNSTASIKTDRTDEHSHSLHTAAGHNNSTTPHPTLSPQEKRELDQLLSGLEPPTQRQAYLSTSTSPGGGVRHLVPAQVHVNGGHTRILRAPSIEERETDILDDELPISQEGNSVDSLGTLSSLEGQATPASLYYQSQTPVGGQNDGPYLERNALGEKLNEMPVHGVRTPTAMQERSVDSPSPQVGYNNYQNGGGMYHSQSIGIQPPSSPETNPKMMPKAPERSTSSREAVQRGLNHWHQHSLPDDPFGPPPQSTHSLPHFPTSASQRDIEQSIEALNMLMLDLDPINSHMSKSHSAPPGDNTLSSSQIPFSQTLARPSYQGDSAIHGYNNLGSMNSTSHQRQPGRVPAVPNQSPVTESPTYSPQRSNTGYPYQNTTPTHTPEPYLHTRQATHHYPIDTSANLNQQSPQKLINSTSRVSHSPDLQGSSPYPGYSTSSSPLPTLTPQPKEMSSSPLPREQDAEEETLNLEGLVAHRIAEYNARIRGISESMTSQQSDRHRSYSFSGVRSRGMTPEVTQETGRRRTTSEGHYQCGHDNVSASHSPDFANNLALNPGGRPREGLMHSYREAFEDDEIGRHGNSSSFESSARSTPGLTKTPLSALGLKPHQQGGSDSDCNNAQQDDRSAGDSRPQPFPAPLSFSSPVHTTDGRRTGSSDSAPHSPASPYTNRPASPEGSQVNIMGVHTVPGSPNTLHRTVATNTPPSPALQKRLGQASPSLTRHQPPSSPLIGRNTKTAAAAVPPSPLMGRRTASSGRSTPDELGAASRQGSAQPPPTPAFPVSPQLPEKRHMSSGDAERTDNRNLTPASGGSTPNLSGTHALPDVSKSIYDGYPDIKMNVKFVQDTSRFWYKPDISREQAISLLKDREPGAFIIRDSHSFRGAYGLAMKVACPPPTVQQNKKAADMTNELVRHFLIETSPKGVRLKGCPNEPYFGCLSALVYQHAMTPLALPCKLMIPTKDPNEEALELATPTDPVVELLKQGAVQKVPEEAYACNVLFINSVDMESLTGPQAIAKAISQTLATNPLPAATTVHFKVSMQGITLTDSQRKIFFRRHYPLNTVTYCDLDPQDRKWVKEGGGSVRLFGFVARKQGSTTDNVSHLFAELDPDQPASAIVSFVSKTMKR from the exons GTATGTGCAGTACTTCAACGGCCTCCTGTCTGGACACATCAAGATCAACAACAAGCCACTCTTCCTGCATCATGTCATCATGCACGGCATACCCAACTTTGAATCCAAAGGCGGTGAGTTCCCCAGCCAAAGGTCTGCAGGAGAGACGCAGCTTGCCGGCGCGTCTCACTCGTCTTGTTGCCGCTTCCCGACAGGATGTCGGCCGTTCTTGAAGATCTACCAGGCGATGCAGCCGGTCTACACATCCGGAATCTA CAATGTGCAGGGAGACAGCAACACCAGTATCTGCATCACCATAGAACCTGGACTGCTTCTGAAAGGAGACATCCTG CTGAAGTGTTACCATAAGAGATACAGGAACCCGACCAGAGACGTGATGTTCAGGGTCCAGTTCCACACTTGTGCCATCCACGACCTTGGGGTCGTTTTTGGGAAGTCGGAGCTTGATGAGACCTTCAAAG ATGAAAGGTTTCCAGAGTACGGGAAGGTGGAGTTTGTTTTCTCCTACGGACCAGAAAAAATCAGAG GTCTGGACCACTTGGAGAACGGGCCAAGTGTTTCTGTGGACTACAACACCCAGGACCCCCTGATCCGCTGGGACTCATACGAGAGCTTCAGCCATCCCAGTGAGGACGCAGTGGACACCGAGAACG acATTGGTCATACTCAAGGTCCACTTGATGGAAGTCTTTATGCCCGGGTCCGGAAGAAAGACTCCCTGGAGGGAGTTGTTACCATTAATGGCCTTCCAGTCCTTGAAAACCCCTTGACGAATACAGAGGGCTCATTGCAGCAATCTAACCATCACCTCCAAAAGACTGAGCAGTCCCTTCCAGTGGCAGGCCACACCTCCCTTCCTGCCGTAGATCATACCCTTTCTGTGAGCAGTGACTCAGGAAACTCTACCGCATCAATCAAGACTGATCGAACTGATGAGCACAGCCATTCCTTGCACACAGCTGCAGGTCACAACAACTCAACTACACCCCACCCAACACTTAGCCCCCAGGAGAAACGAGAACTAGACCAGCTTCTTAGTGGCCTTGAGCCACCAACTCAGCGCCAGGCTTACTTGTCCACATCTACCAGTCCAGGGGGAGGGGTTCGACACCTGGTTCCAGCGCAGGTGCATGTCAACGGGGGCCATACCAGGATTCTTAGGGCACCCTCAATAGAGGAGCGTGAAACTGATATCCTTGACGACGAGCTTCCTATTAGTCAAGAGGGCAACAGCGTTGATAGCTTGGGTACACTCTCATCTTTAGAGGGTCAGGCAACGCCAGCGAGCCTCTACTACCAATCACAGACACCTGTTGGTGGCCAGAACGACGGGCCGTACCTTGAGAGAAACGCTCTTGGGGAAAAGCTGAACGAAATGCCTGTACATGGAGTGCGAACTCCTACAGCAATGCAGGAGAGGTCCGTAGATTCACCATCACCGCAGGTGGGGTACAACAACTACCAAAATGGAGGAGGAATGTACCATTCACAGTCCATTGGGATTCAGCCACCCAGCAGCCCTGAGACCAACCCTAAAATGATGCCCAAAGCCCCGGAAAGGAGTACCAGTAGTCGAGAGGCAGTTCAAAGAGGTCTTAACCATTGGCACCAGCATAGTCTTCCAGATGATCCCTTTGGGCCTCCTCCTCAGTCAACCCACAGCCTCCCTCATTTCCCAACCTCTGCCTCACAGCGAGACATTGAACAGTCCATAGAGGCACTTAACATGCTAATGCTTGATCTAGATCCAATCAACTCGCACATGTCTAAGTCCCACAGTGCACCACCTGGAGATAACACCCTCAGTTCATCCCAGATACCATTCTCTCAGACCCTGGCTAGGCCATCCTACCAAGGGGATTCTGCCATCCATGGCTACAACAACTTGGGGTCAATGAACAGCACCTCTCATCAGCGGCAACCTGGGAGGGTCCCAGCAGTGCCAAACCAGAGTCCCGTCACGGAGTCTCCAACATATTCACCCCAAAGGTCCAACACTGGTTACCCATACCAAAACACCACCCCAACACACACCCCTGAGCCCTACCTCCACACACGCCAAGCAACCCATCACTATCCCATTGATACTTCCGCTAATCTCAACCAGCAGTCTCCCCAGAAACTAATAAACTCAACAAGCAGAGTTTCACACTCCCCAGACCTACAGGGGTCATCGCCCTACCCAGGATACAGcacctcttcttctcctcttcctaCCCTCACACCCCAACCCAAGGAAATGTCTTCTTCTCCCTTGCCAAGAGAGCAAGATGCAGAGGAGGAGACTCTGAACTTGGAAGGCCTGGTTGCTCACCGTATCGCTG AGTACAACGCTCGTATTCGGGGCATCAGTGAAAGCATGACATCCCAACAATCTGACCGCCATCGCTCCTATTCCTTCTCTG GAGTTCGTTCCAGAGGAATGACCCCAGAGGTGACGCAGGAGACGGGCAGGCGCCGGACCACGAGCGAGGGACACTACCAGTGTGGTCATGACAACGTCTCGGCATCTCATTCGCCGGATTTCGCCAACAACCTGGCTCTGAATCCAGGTGGAAGACCCAGAGAG GGTCTTATGCACAGTTACCGGGAAGCATTTGAGGATGATGAGATTGGTCGCCATGGAAATAGTTCCTCTTTTGAAAGCAGTG ctcgATCTACTCCAGGTTTGACGAAGACGCCTCTGTCTGCTCTGGGACTAAAACCTCATCAACAAGGTGGATCAG ACTCTGATTGTAATAATGCACAGCAAG ATGATCGCAGCGCCGGGGACTCGAGACCACAACCGTTCCCAGCTCCTCTGTCCTTCAGCAGTCCTGTCCACACCACTGACGG aagGAGGACTGGTTCTTCAGACAGCGCCCCCCACAGTCCCGCCTCCCCCTACACCAATAGGCCCGCGTCCCCTGAGGGCTCCCAGGTCAACATCATGGGTGTGCACACGGTCCCCGGCAGCCCCAACACCCTCCACCGCACAGTGGCCACCAACACGCCTCCCAGCCCTGCCCTTCAAAAGCGCCTAGGTCAAGCCAGCCCCTCCCTGACCAGACACCAGCCCCCATCCAGCCCTCTGATAGGCAGAAACACTAAAACTGCAGCCGCCGCCGTCCCCCCGAGTCCACTGATGGGGCGCCGCACGGCGTCGAGCGGCCGCAGCACACCCGATGAGCTGGGGGCCGCCTCTCGCCAGGGGAGCGCCCAGCCGCCTCCCACCCCGGCCTTCCCCGTCTCCCCACAGCTTCCAGAGAAGAGACACATGTCCAGCGGAGACGCAGAGAGGACAGACAACAGGAACCTGACGCCAGCCAGCGGTGGCAGCACGCCAAACCTTTCCGGCACACACGCCCTGCCAGACGTCTCCAAGTCCATCTATG atggTTATCCAGACATTAAGATGAATGTTAAGTTTGTCCAGGACACTTCGAGGTTCTGGTACAAGCCAGATATCTCCAGAGAACAAG CCATTAGTCTGTTAAAGGACAGGGAGCCAGGGGCATTCATCATTCGGGACAGCCACTCTTTCCGTGGAGCCTACGGTCTGGCCATGAAGGTGGCCTGCCCCCCACCAACTgtccagcaaaacaaaaaag CTGCCGACATGACCAACGAGCTGGTGAGGCACTTCCTGATTGAGACCAGCCCCAAAGGCGTTCGCCTGAAAGGTTGCCCCAATGAACCCTATTTTG GATGTCTCTCTGCTCTGGTGTACCAACATGCAATGACTCCTCTGGCTCTACCCTGCAAGCTGATGATCCCCACCAAAG ATCCAAATGAAGAGGCGCTGGAACTTGCTACACCCACTGATCCAGTTGTTGAGCTTCTCAAACAGGGAGCTG TTCAGAAGGTTCCTGAGGAAGCCTATG CATGTAATGTTCTCTTCATCAACTCCGTGGACATGGAGTCACTCACGGGGCCTCAGGCCATTGCCAAGGCCATTAGTCAGACACTGGCAACCAACCCACTCCCAGCGGCCACCACTGTCCACTTCAAGGTGTCCATGCAGGGCATCACCCTCACTGACAGCCAGAGAAA AATTTTCTTCCGGCGACATTATCCTCTTAACACAGTTACATACTGTGATTTGGACCCCCAAGACAGAAA ATGGGTAAAAGAAGGAGGTGGATCAGTAAG GCTTTTTGGGTTCGTTGCGAGGAAACAAGGAAGCACAACGGACAATGTCAGCCATCTGTTTGCTGAGCTGGACCCAGACCAGCCGGCCTCGGCCATCGTCAGCTTTGTCTCCAAGACGATGAAGCGGTGA